The following proteins come from a genomic window of Chiroxiphia lanceolata isolate bChiLan1 chromosome 16, bChiLan1.pri, whole genome shotgun sequence:
- the PMM2 gene encoding phosphomannomutase 2, which translates to MAPPPAALCLFDVDGTLTAPRQRISPEMAAFLQRLRQKVKVGVVGGSDFAKIREQLGEDVVEKFDYVFPENGLVAYKDGKFLSKQSIQGHLGEDILQDLINYCLSYIAKIKLPKKRGTFIEFRNGMLNVSPIGRSCSQEERLEFYELDKKEHIREKFVADLRREFAGKGLTFSIGGQISIDVFPDGWDKRYCLGIVANDGYKTIYFFGDKTMPGGNDYEIFTDSRTEGYSVTSPQDTRRICEELFFK; encoded by the exons atggccccgccgcccgcagcGCTCTGTCTGTTCGACGTGGATGGGACCCTCACGGCCCCGCGCCAG AGGATCTCCCCGGAGATGGCGGCGTTCCTGCAGCGGCTGCGGCAGAAGGTGAAGGTTGGGGTGGTGGGAGGCTCCGACTTCGCCAAGATCCGCGAGCAGCTGGGCGAGGACG TGGTTGAAAAATTTGACTACGTGTTTCCAGAAAACGGTCTTGTAGCATACAAGGATGGGAAATTCCTGAGCAAGCAG AGCATTCAGGGTCACCTGGGTGAGGACATTCTTCAGGATCTAATCAACTACTGCCTGAGTTACATTGCAAAGATTAAACTGCCAAAGAAGAg AGGCACTTTCATCGAGTTCCGGAACGGGATGTTAAATGTGTCCCCCAttggaaggagctgcagccaggaagAACGACTTGAGTTCTATGAACTCGATAAA aagGAGCATATAAGAGAGAAATTTGTGGCTGATTTACGAAGAGAATTTGCAGGCAAAGGCCTCACGTTTTCTATAG GAGGGCAGATAAGCATCGATGTGTTCCCCGATGGCTGGGACAAGAGGTACTGCTTAGGAATTGTTGCCAATGATGGATACAAGACTATTTATTTCTTCGGAGACAAGACTATGCCA ggagggaATGACTATGAAATTTTCACAGACTCCAGAACAGAAGGCTACAGTGTCACATCCCCCCAGGATACCAGAAGAATTTGTGAAgagctattttttaaataa
- the TMEM186 gene encoding transmembrane protein 186 isoform X1, giving the protein MAAAWLCTVRTKVCTAPAFGRCLQKALWMRSWRRGDARPPWTFGTWECLQPKNQQVRGVNSYLRRQRESVCLSHLATAAVVQQKAVDGRTEEFKLVYRFPGIKYCRVLSRLKLLQTATAVVTLPPIWYLYLQNQVSQNILLYTTGLAVFAGAMLYSMSYFFRRIIGFIYLSETGQTVRVAHLTFWGRRNDIYCPTETVVTLDEVGDSKGELLLQFKRYNSTDTLYFTVKYGQIVDKEKFTQIFGELV; this is encoded by the exons ATGGCGGCG GCTTGGCTCTGCACAGTCAGGACTAAAGTCTGCACGGCACCAGCTTTTGGGAGATGTCTGCAGAAGGCGCTCTGGATGAGGTCATGGAGAAGGGGAGATGCTCGCCCGCCCTGGACTTTTGGCACATGGGAGTGTTTGCAGCCAAAAAACCAGCAAGTCCGTGGTGTTAACAGTTATCTCAGGAGACAGCGAgagtctgtgtgtctgtcccatttggccactgctgctgtggTCCAGCAGAAGGCTGTGGATGGGAGGACAGAAGAGTTCAAGCTGGTCTACAGGTTTCCAGGGATAAAGTACTGCAGGGTCCTGTCCAGACTGAAGCTGTTGCAGACTGCCACCGCCGTGGTCACGCTGCCTCCCATCTGGTACCTCTACCTGCAGAACCAGGTGTCTCAGAATATCCTCTTATACACAACTGGCCTTGCAGTCTTTGCTGGTGCAATGTTGTATAGTATGAGCtactttttcagaagaattatTGGATTCATCTACTTGAGTGAAACTGGCCAAACTGTCAGAGTGGCCCACTTGACATTCTGGGGAAGACGGAATGACATTTACTGTCCCACAGAGACAGTGGTGACTTTGGATGAAGTTGGAGACAGCAAGGGagagctgcttctccagttcaAACGGTATAACAGCACAGATACTTTATATTTTACAGTTAAGTATGGACAGATTGTAGACAAAGAGAAGTTTACTCAAATATTTGGAGAACTTGTGTGA
- the TMEM186 gene encoding transmembrane protein 186 isoform X2: MRSWRRGDARPPWTFGTWECLQPKNQQVRGVNSYLRRQRESVCLSHLATAAVVQQKAVDGRTEEFKLVYRFPGIKYCRVLSRLKLLQTATAVVTLPPIWYLYLQNQVSQNILLYTTGLAVFAGAMLYSMSYFFRRIIGFIYLSETGQTVRVAHLTFWGRRNDIYCPTETVVTLDEVGDSKGELLLQFKRYNSTDTLYFTVKYGQIVDKEKFTQIFGELV; encoded by the coding sequence ATGAGGTCATGGAGAAGGGGAGATGCTCGCCCGCCCTGGACTTTTGGCACATGGGAGTGTTTGCAGCCAAAAAACCAGCAAGTCCGTGGTGTTAACAGTTATCTCAGGAGACAGCGAgagtctgtgtgtctgtcccatttggccactgctgctgtggTCCAGCAGAAGGCTGTGGATGGGAGGACAGAAGAGTTCAAGCTGGTCTACAGGTTTCCAGGGATAAAGTACTGCAGGGTCCTGTCCAGACTGAAGCTGTTGCAGACTGCCACCGCCGTGGTCACGCTGCCTCCCATCTGGTACCTCTACCTGCAGAACCAGGTGTCTCAGAATATCCTCTTATACACAACTGGCCTTGCAGTCTTTGCTGGTGCAATGTTGTATAGTATGAGCtactttttcagaagaattatTGGATTCATCTACTTGAGTGAAACTGGCCAAACTGTCAGAGTGGCCCACTTGACATTCTGGGGAAGACGGAATGACATTTACTGTCCCACAGAGACAGTGGTGACTTTGGATGAAGTTGGAGACAGCAAGGGagagctgcttctccagttcaAACGGTATAACAGCACAGATACTTTATATTTTACAGTTAAGTATGGACAGATTGTAGACAAAGAGAAGTTTACTCAAATATTTGGAGAACTTGTGTGA